The Elephas maximus indicus isolate mEleMax1 chromosome 11, mEleMax1 primary haplotype, whole genome shotgun sequence genome contains the following window.
gctcctGGTGCTGGCACTAGCTAGACGCTGCAGGGGTGCGCGGGTCACTCTGAGGCGGAGTGCCCTGCCTCCCGGGCCCGCGCCGCTCCCAGTGCTGGGGAATTTACTGCAGCTGCAGCCTAGACGCCTGGACCAGGCACTGATGGAGGTAGAACCGAATTCTGGCTTCGTGGAGGTTGGGCAGGGGGCTGGAACTCCTGGTTGCCTGAATGAAGACAGAACTGGAAGCTCGGATCCTGTGGGTCCGGAGAAAAGATGAGAGGCCCGATTTCTGAGTGGAAAAGAAGAGGACTGGCAGGGATGCTGAGGGTCTGGACGCCTGGGTCCTGAGGAATGAGGTGAGTGGGGCGGGAAGTCAAAGCTCTGGGGGAAGAAGGGGAGGGAGCCTGGCTCCTGGATCATGGCGGGCAGGAGGCTTGGACTTCTGGGGCCCGAATGAGGAACCTCACGCAGGAAGGCAGGCTCCAGAGAAAGAGGGCACAGGGGGTCTGAATTCCTAGTTGAATGGAAAGGGAGACTGAGGGCCCAGATACCCAGTTCTGAGGGTGGAGGGGGCTGAGGGCCAGAACTTCTAGGTCCTGAGAAGGAGGGAGCTGAGGGTGGCACCCTTGGGTCTGAGGGAGGTAGACTAGGGGCCCAAACGTCTGGGCTTGAGGAATGAGGATCAGGGGCCTGGCCTCTTGGGTCCGAAGAGGTGCGGACTGGGGGTGGGGACTCTGGGTTCTCGTGGAGGGGGGTCAAGAGCCCAGACCGGGACTCTTTGAGCGCGGGCTCCCTGTAGCTCCCAGCCTGCTGGGGCCCTGTGTTCACTGTGCGCCTGGGCCCACGCCCTGCGGTGGTGCTGTGCGGCTACGCAGCGCTGCGGGACGCATTGGTGCTGCAAGCCGACACCTTCTCCGGCCGCGGGGCCATGGACGTCTTCGAACTCTTCACACGCGGGAACGGTGAGACCTGGGAGATGCAGGCTTGCGGGCAGTTGAAGGGCCAGGGCGGGCAGTGCAGGGCCTGATGGAGAATCTGGACTAAAGAGGGCAAACGACGAGGAGAAGGCGGGACCAGCGGTGAGGTGGAGGTAAAGAGTGAAGGCCGAATCATCTTGCAGCCAATAgaagagaaaagaccaagagtCAAAAGCAAAGAGAGCAACAATTGTCAGGGGTCGGGACCAGCAGAGGTGGAGCCAATGCGTGGATAGGGCCGAAGCCAGTCAATAGGCAAAAGAGGAGTCAAGGAGTAGAAAGCCAGAGTGGCAACCAAGAGGTCAATGAAGGAGCAGAGGAAGAAGTCGCGAAGAAGTCACGTCCATGAGTTGGAGGCCCGGCAAGGGGTGTGGCTAGTGACCGGGCGCTTCCGGGATGGGGGCGTGGCCAGCTCGTTGGTCCACCCCCTTTCTCTGCCTTTCAGGTATTGTCTTTTTTAATGGGCCGCGCTGGCAGACGCTGCGCAATTTCGCGCTTGGAGCCCTAAAGGAGTTCGGCTTGGGTACGCTGACCATCGAGAAGCACGTCCTGGAAGAGGCGGCTTGTCTGCTTAGCGAATTTCAAGCCACCATTGGTGCGGCCCAGCCGGGAAAGCTGAGGGGCCTGGTGTGGGTGTGGCCAATGGTTGGCCTAGAAGGGGCCAAGGGAAGGGGTTTGGCTCGAACAAGGCCAAAAAACCCAAGAGCTAGCTGGGGGGCGGACCCACAGCGTTGTGACCCCCATCCTGTCCTCACGCCCAGGAGTTCCATTTGGCCCTAGGCGGCTACTGGATAATGCTGTGTCCAATGTCATCTGTTCCGTGGTCTTCGGAAACCGCTATGGCTACGGGGACCCGGAGTTCCTGAGGCTCCTGGATCTTTTCCATGACAACTTCCGCATCATGAGTTCCAGATGGGGCGAGGTGAGAAGGGCTAGCCTGCTTTCTCCTTTGTGTGCCCAATCTTGTGCCAACTCTGAGTATATAGATCAATCTACATTGGAGCATTAGAATAGGAGAGTCTTAGAATCTTGGAAGACTTCTGGAACCTAAAGCATCAAAATTTCGGGCCAGTCTCTCCACAGGGAAATTGAGGCCGACCGGCCTTGTCAAGGTCCTACTGAGATCCTATCTCCCCAGATGTACATTTTTCCCTCTCTGCTGGACTGGTTCCCGGGCCCACACCACCGAATCTTACGAAACTTTGCGGAGCTGCGTGTTTTCATCTCCGAACAAATCCAGTCGCACAGGCAGACCCGGCAGGTCGGGGAGCCTCGCGATTTCATCGACTGCTTTCTCGACCAGATGGATAAGGTGAAGGCTCCTGCTGCCCCAAACCCTCTCCTTGCCGCCAGTCAGCAAGCACCTGGCCCACGGCAGCGCCTGCCTCCTCTTCCCGTAGGAACGGCAGGACGCAGAGAGCCATTTCCGGGAGGAGACTTTGGTGATGACGACGCACGACCTTTTCTTCGGTGGCACCAAGACCACGAGCACCACCCTGCGCTATGGGCTCCTCATTCTGCTCAAGTTCCCACAGGTGGCAGGTCTGCGAGATAGGGAGGCCCTGGATGACGGGCTGGGACTTAGGGATGGCTGGGGATCCGAGCACACGCGGCTCACAGCCTCTGCCAGCCCCAGCGAAGGCACAGGCGGAGCTGGATGCCGTGGTAGGTCGGAtgagccccccccccgccctgaCCCCGAGCCTGGCGAACCGCGCTTGCCTGCCCTACACCAACGCCGTGCTGCGTGAAATCCAGCGCTTCATCAGCGTGCTGCCCCTGGGGCTGCCGCGCGCCCTCACCCGCGACGCCCACTTGCGCGGCCACGTCCTACCAAGATGCCCACAGAGCCCCGGGATTCTGCGTGGGAGGGCCGGGGACACGAGCC
Protein-coding sequences here:
- the LOC126086305 gene encoding cytochrome P450 2F2-like codes for the protein MMGTDLVVLLLLLLVLALARRCRGARVTLRRSALPPGPAPLPVLGNLLQLQPRRLDQALMEVEPNSGFVELPACWGPVFTVRLGPRPAVVLCGYAALRDALVLQADTFSGRGAMDVFELFTRGNGIVFFNGPRWQTLRNFALGALKEFGLGTLTIEKHVLEEAACLLSEFQATIGVPFGPRRLLDNAVSNVICSVVFGNRYGYGDPEFLRLLDLFHDNFRIMSSRWGEMYIFPSLLDWFPGPHHRILRNFAELRVFISEQIQSHRQTRQVGEPRDFIDCFLDQMDKERQDAESHFREETLVMTTHDLFFGGTKTTSTTLRYGLLILLKFPQVAAKAQAELDAVVGRMSPPPALTPSLANRACLPYTNAVLREIQRFISVLPLGLPRALTRDAHFCTVPKGTFVIPLLVSAHRDPTQFKDPDRFNPTNFLDDKSEFRSNEAFLPFAPVLPAPCGKPANIDLTPQYTGLGNVPPGFLLHLVAR